DNA sequence from the Pichia kudriavzevii chromosome 4, complete sequence genome:
ACTCGCTCTGATGGATCTGTCCAAGTTTACGATACCGCTAAATTACGAAACAATGAGGTATGCAACGATGATTCAGAGCTTCTTCCCCTACTATCTGAACATAAAAATGTTATTCCAGAAAGCACTAATAAGGACAATGAAGTCTTTGTAGACTTAGCCGTGGATGATATAGGACGCCTCTTAACAGCAACAAATAAAGGTACACTTTTTATCTGGTCATCTGAGGAGAAACTATCAGACAACCCGGCCAATTATCAATTACCACTGAAACCCAACGAGGTGGTTGAAAcatttcaacttcatcctGGAAAAACTGATGATACTTTATATATCGCATATGGAGGAAAGGAAACCGATTTACGTATAGTTAAGTTACCAACTTCTAGTGGACATAGTGAAACCCCAGAAATTGTATTTGCAGCTAAGAATGTTTCCAACTCAAAACTTGAGTTGCGTGTGCCGATACATATAAAGAAGATCctttttgataaatccaGCACTCCAGAAAACTTCAAGCTGTACACTTTTACACAATGGGGAGACTTAAGATTCTATGATTCTTCACAGGGACGTAAACCAAGATATTCTAAACTCATCTTACCTAGCAAGGGCCCAGTAACAAATGCAATATGGATGAATGATGACTTTGTTGTCACCAATACCAGTGGAATAGTTGAAAAGGTGAATTCAACTTCGGGTTCTCAAGTCTGTCAATTTAAAGATCACATTGGATCCATTCAATCactcttcaactttaatGATTCAATTTTAGTAACTGCAGGTACAGATCGTTATGTTCGTGCTTATAACAATAAAACTAGGGATTGTATTGTCAAAGTATTTGTTGGAACGCAATCCAATGCAGTTATTCTTTTGGAAGACTCCGAAACTTTAGGGCGCCATAAAGCAAATATTATTGGTGACAGAGCCCTGGAATCCATcagaaaacaagaagaatatATGGCCAGAAAAGCGTCTGCTGCTGCTGAAGATTCTGGAGAGGAAAGTGACGAAGATGAACTATGGAGTAAATTGGATAGCTCGAGTGTAACgcagagaagaaagagaagaaagatcACATTAGCATAGGACAGCTTATATATTTCCCATGTAAAATACATGTATAGACTAATAATTTTCGTTCATGCTGACCTCTGTAAAGACAAAATGAATAAGAGATCCAAcaagcaaaaaaaacagtatattcaaaaaaatctcCGAGACCGGGAATTGAACCCGGGTCTCCCGCGTGACAAGCGGAAATTCTAGCCACTAAACTATCTCGGATAACTGCGCAAGCCCGGAATCGAACCAGGGGCTCAACGATGGCAACGTTGAATTTTACCACTAAACCACTTGCGCTTGTtatgaatttgaaagtgttgctggTAGTCCGTAgtttagaatctgattgTTGATAGTTTATATTCTACATATTTTATATCTCAATTTTCTAAATGTAACTATAAAACGTTCCCTTTTTAAATACTggttaaaaaaaagaagaggtAGATATCCTTCTGATTCTTTACTTACTCTGATCTAAAATAGGTACTTCTTATACtcagttttttttaaacACAATACAGCAAGCTAAACATATTACATCATAcagttttgtttttcttttcactGTTTTTGGAAAAGCTTCATGCCTGCGTTTATAGAAATATTTGGTTGTTTTATATTCTTAGTTTGTTATTGTAATGTTTATTATAATCTCTTTTCATAActgttcaatttcaaattatggatgataaaaaaaacgaCTAATAGCTGTTGACGAGTATGTCATTTCAATTCTTTGCCAATAACTCCCTTTACtataatttcaacatgCCAGATATGTATGTTTATTATTGCTTCTGAGTTATATTTACTTCAGTATAGAatactttgaaagaaatcatgtaagagatcagacaaaggactatctctctatttccacatcgggtaatcatatagaaggttgaagaagattgtagaaggttaaacagaagttctagaagataattaaatccctcaaaatgctattttttaaattaaagaattactatttaaacagaggacattccatatatgttctcagagaattaacgtataaaaatatataagataaaaataagcaataatcagattctaaagtacgcaccaccagcaacactttcaattgGTAGCACCGGATAGTTAgaaaagttcaacaaagaaattaaaCATGAATTCAGAAGTTAACGCGATGCATGCAGGTTCTAACCCGTCGCAAGTTAACTTAAACATGGTATTCAAGGGTAACGAAAAGAACTCTGTTCGTTTAGCCCAACAATTTCTGTTCAAACTTGACATGGCCTTTAAACTACAAGAAAGTATGGGAAAGGATGTCTCAGAATTATTTAAGGTAGCAACCGCAATGCTCAACCTCGATGGATCCGCTCTCGCCTGGTTCACTAACAGGTATGGAAACTCCGAATTACCTTTATGGCATCAATTTGTCGAAGAGTTTACACTCGAATTCTGTCCAACAGACGAATTTGAGTTGAGACAAGTGGCAGCAAAATACAATGGCTGTCACCAAGGTAAAAATTCCGTGGAACAATTTATCCAGGAATTTGAAGGGTACCGGACCTTACTCCCAGGTGAGTATGAGAACGAATGGGCCACCAGAGATAGGTTTGTGCAAGGATTACGTGCAGAAATTAGAGGACGCGTATTCCAACATAGACCAAACTCGCTTGCTGAAGCCAAATTTTTAGCAAGAGACTTTGAGAAGGACTCAGCACCCAGAGCTAGAGACTTTAGATTCTCGCATCAAGATAGATGGAGAGGTGAACCAATGGAAATAGACTCcattaaaaataaaaattatcGTGGTCGGAATTTTGACagttataaaagaaacaagaattACAACAGAAACTATAATGGTGGTTACGCTGGTAGAAAACAAGACAgagaaaatttaaattaGTTAGGAACCAAAAGGTGGTTGGTTCCGATATTGCTATAAACCCACCTACAatagaaaatgcaaatctGCAATTAAAGAACGAGATTCAACACTCTACTAAGTTTGACAAGTATATACTAGATAACAAGGATATAGAAAATTTAAGTGTTTCGAACGTTTACATGGATAGGAAAGAACTTCCGCTTTTGAAAGTTAAAAATGAATTATTTAAGGAATGTGTTGCTTTAGTTGACAGCGGTGCGTCAAGAAACTTTTTGGATTACGAATTCGTTAAATCACAtcaattagaaaattatttAGAGCCTacagaatttgaagatgttgtcGCCGCTAATAAGAAAACGATCAGCGTTAAAGGAGAATTAACCTTAGAATTACAATTTAAGCTAAGAGACGAATGgcaaaatgagaatattaGATTCTTAGTCTTAGAGAATATCAACCATAAAATGATATTAGGTTTCCCATTTGTTAAAGATCATGGAAATAAAGTTGACTGGGAAAATATCGAAAAGGAAACGGAAACTCCTGAAATCCCAGATATCGAAGAACAAATAGAGTCAAGCGACGAAAACGACTTAGaagaaacacaagaaaatgaacttaTAGGTATTAACTCCATGCGTGCAGTTAGaagaaatttaaagaatgttgataattatcCATTATTACTGTTTGTGCAgtcagttgaagaaaaagaaaacaataatgttttagaaGAACCTTACGATGGTGTTGATGGAATTAGGaagaaaattcatgaagaaTTTAGAGATGTGGTGACCAATGACCAACCCACCAGTTTACCTCCCCAAAGGGATTTGACTCACAGAATTATACTCATTGAACCTACCAAGAGTACATACAGACGCCAGTACAAATTAAGTTAttcagagaaacaagagcTGAATaaacaagttgatgaaCTGCTAAAACAAGGTTTTATCAAGCCTAGCTCCAGTCCTTTCAATAGTCCTGTATTATTtgtcaagaagaaagatggtaGTATGAGAATGTGTGTCGATTATAGGTTATTAAACAACAATACGGTAAAAGACAAGTTCCCAATACCACGAATCGATGAATTAATCACATGTTTTGGAGGAGCTTCagtattttccaagttggatttgatgtCAGGGTACTTTCAGGTCAGAATCGCAGAAAATGATATGGAAAAAACAGCCTTTTCCACAGATTACGGTCACTACGAGTGGGTTGTGATGCCTTTCGGTTTAACCAACGCCCCTAGtactttccaaagaatGATGAATAGGATTCTAGCACCTTATTTGAACCAATTTGTTCAGGTGTACCTGGATGATATTATAATTTACTCAAAGACTGTCGAAGAACACTACAGtcacattgaaaaaatattggaattgctCAGGAGAAATAAGCTGATTgcgaagaaaaagaaatgctCATTTTACTTCAAAACCTTAGGTTTCTTAGGACATCTCATTTCAAGCAGAGGTATCCAGACTGACCCTGCTAAGATagacaaaatcaagagTTGGCCAATTCCGAAAAACGCCAAAGACGCTCAATCATTCCTAGGATTAGCTGGTTATTATCgaagatttatcaaagattaTTCTAAGATTGCATCTCCTATAATGGAATTCGCAAATAAGAAATGTGTTTGGAAAGAACCTCAAGATAAAGCATTCGAAGAGCTGAAAGGAAAGTTGATTAATGCCCCAATTTTAGTACATCCTATTTGGGAAGATGGTTATACATTTGTGGTGCACACAGATGCTTGTGGTACTGCGTTAGGTTACGTGTTAGAACAGCTTGATTCAGATGGAAAATTACGTGGTGTAATAGCCTATGGCTCCAGGAAATTAATAGGTTCAGAATtaaattattcaatataTGACCGTGAATTTCTCGCTGTTGTCGAAGCATTAAAGAACTGGCGTTACTATTTATTAAATCGGCACTTtgtattgaaaacagatCACAGATCGTTGGTCTATTTAAAGCGACAGAATGCAATAGATAGCCATAGAGTGGCCAGATGGTTAGATTATTTAGCTGATTACGATTTCACCATTCAGTACGTGAAAGGTCCTACTAATTCAGTAGCAGACGCTTTGTCTAGGTACCCCTACGAGGAGAAAGAAGTTGGTATCAACACAATAGAATCGGTGTTAACGCCAAATCAGGAACTGCTAGAACGGATCATTAAGTCGTACgatgaagacaatgaaATTAACGAGATATACGACATattgaaagagaatttgCCGATCCCGAAGTCAATCCATAACCACATCAAacattattcaattgaGGATAATTTACTATATTTCTCAGTGGTTAAAGGAGGAAATGATCGAAGAATAGTAGTCTCCCCTAAGTCTAAGTTGGTTCAGGAAATTATTGGTAACGCTCATGACGGTAACTCTGCTGGTCATTTCGggtatttcaaaacatacATGAGACTTCACCCTATGTTCTACTGGCCAAATATGCTAAAAAGCGTGAAGagatattgtcaaagatGTACGGTTTGCCAGAAAACCAAACCAGAGACAACTGGTCAAAGAGGATTATTTTCCCCTCTTCCAATTCCTGAAGGAAGATGGACAGACATCAGTTTGGATTTTGTCACAGGTGTTCCCAGATGCAAAAATGGACACGATATGATTTTGGTAGTGGTGGATAGATTCACGAAGATGGCACATTTCATCCCCACTAGGAAAACTGCAACCGCAGAGCAATGTGCAAAATTGATGGTAGATAATTGTTTTAAATTACATGggattccaaaaagaatggtttcGGATAAAGATATAAGGTTCATGAATAAATTTTGGTTTACGGTGTACAAGATATTTGGTACATCCTTACTTTTCTCGACCACTAATCATCCTCAAACCGATGGTCAAACAGAAAGAACGAACAGAATCTTAAACCAGTTACTAAGAAATTATGCGAGTAACGATCTCTACAGTTGGGACAAATGGTTGTCAATGGCCGAATTTGCCTACAATAGTTCCCATCAAGTCTCGATAGgttcatcaccatttgaagtttgctATGGTTACTTACCAGACTCGCCAATGTTTATTTCTAGCAGTCGTGTTTCAAGTAGAAGGTACAGCAATaaagctgaagaattcgCATTAGAAATGAAAGTCATCATGGAAAAtgtgaaagaaaacatgattGAAGCGCAAAGAAGTCAGGAAACACAGCATAATAAGTCGAGAGTGTACgaaacatttgaagttggagaTTGGATACTATTACACAAAGATGCATATGGTAGTGATAGATTGtattacaaaatacaaCCGGTATACTACGGACCCTACAAGGTTGTCAAAAAGATATCAGACAACGCTTACGAAGTTGATTTACCGAAAACGAATAAAAAGGATAGAGTAATCAATGTCAGATGGCTTAGAAGATTCTTACAAACGGATAAACAGTTTCCCAAGGTACCCCCAAGAACAATAGCTGAAGCAAGAAGTAGACTGACCGAGATTATCGGTATAGCTGGTATCGACGAAACAAACGATACATTGGATGTCTACTGGAAAGATTGTGACCCTTGTCATAGTTCAAGCatcccattttcattatttttagagATCCCAGAAGATTTACAGAGAACTTTATGGGATAATGCAAAAGCAATTGATAAGGACAATAAACTTCGGGACGAAGTTTCTAAAGCGGCGGGGTAAtgtaagagatcagacaaaggactatctctctatttccacatcgggtaatcatatagaaggttgaagaagattgtagaaggttaaacagaagttctagaagataattaaatccctcaaaatgctattttttaaattaaagaattactatttaaacagaggacattccatatatgttctcagagaattaacgtataaaaatatataagataaaaataagcaataatcagattctaaagtacgcaccaccagcaacactttcaaatcaagaattgaCTGGATGGCCAAGTTGGTTAAGGCGTGCGACTGTTAATCGCAAGATCGTGAGTTCAACCCTCACTCTGGTCGTTTCTTTCGGGGTTAATGGTCTAGTGGTATGATTCTCGCTTTGGGTGCGAGAGGCCCTGGGTTCAATTCCCAGTTGACCCCTATTTTTTTGCTGagaaatgttttttttctatgCGAATTCAAGCTACTTTAACTCGTGTTAGCTTTCAGGCAATACGAAGAATATCAGAGCAGGAGAAGAAGCTataaatttcaagatcTGGCCACTACATTGGACGCAACTATAAATTTGTGTGTTAGTTCAAGTCCAAAgtttttgctgtttttaTTGAACCATGAAAACTAAGCATAGAAATCTGAGACAGAGATTATAATGCTTCAACCATTCGCTTATTACTTAACTGCTTTtataaaaaagaagcttATTTTCACCCCAAAACatgcttttttttattgttctgtttttgaatCTTCATACGCCTCTACTatattcaaataaataatttgaataagttAGTTTAACTGAATAATAGTTAAATCCGAATTATCTTGTAAAAGTTATGGCTTTGAGTTTAAAGTTACACTCATTTTGCAGGAGAGCTTCGACACTTGCTTCATTAATTCCTAAAAGGCATTGCACGTGATattgattctttgaaagcTTAGACAAGGTCTTCATGTatgtttttcattaacCCGAACTTTAAGTTTCCATCAATCATTTGGCTTTGTGTTTTCTCGTGATTAGCCtaaatatatttttgaatacTCTAGGACTGCAAGCTAATCAAGATATTTAATTAAGATTTAGATTTGTTAAACATTCTAATGACTTGCAATGCTAAATTACAACTTGTACTATTAAAGCGTAATCAGCTTTTCTAAAATATTTAGTTTTGCAGATTTTGTCATTGACATGAATCATTACAATGTTTGTATATTGTATTCTATTTTTAATGAAGTGGTAACTGATACACCGAAGTTGAGTTGAGTGAAGTTAGCAATGTGCTAGTTCTGATTCTGCGTTACTAAACGCATTTTACTCTATCTAAGCTAATATTGtggtttgaattttttgcTTTCGATCTGTGAAAAAGATTAGGAAACTCTCTTTGGTAAACTATTTTCTAGATGTAGAGGCAAAAAAGTAAAGATTCAGCCTTTCCTCTGGGCTTTGCTGAATAAATAGGATAGCCGGAATAGCATGTTGTTTGATGATAAACCGGAATTTGTATATCCACTCTAAAGTTTTACACAAACTAGATAAGGATAATCTGTTTCAACGTCTGAAACACTAAGGTACTTCTTTTCCCTTCTTAGAAAGATTgagttttgtatttcttagttaagaaaaaaaaaaatataaataattgataattttttattacACCAGGGTAAGTCAAAGACGATATCGCCTTATAATCAAGActtctttaaaaaaaatgttataGATTTTTGTAAAACCTTTCTTGTGTTATTAATTTTCTATACCCTAgttgtttttctcaaaCAAGAGGTAGATGACAGGGTTCGTTAAGAAAGAGTATTTCTCCtcaataattttttgttctttttaaatcacttatttttttacagCTACTTTTAacctttttcaatcaatAAAAGCAATTCTACTTTTTAGTATCACACCCGCTTTTTAAACTGAATTTTGTAGCAAATCTCATCTGAGTTCACAACTGATTTTTGTGAACAATATTGACAAATTGGCtagttttatcaaattcaaggaGAGCCCAAGCATTCTTGTAGAAgccaaaattttttttaaagattaGGTTCAGAGgaacatcaaattcaactgGTAATTTTTGGTACATAAATCATTTTGAAGAGTTACTGAACCAATAGcctataaaaaaaacaaaaaccaaaacccGTAACGTTGCTTTTAGGTTACGCAGAGCTCACAGCTTTCCAAAGACAATTGTTCACCAAAATAACAATGTATAATCTAGTTTCTTACTTAAAAATTTGTAGTTTGTGATTTTGCttactgaaaaatatgTTAAGAgcatattttgaagagaaagTGTAACACTACAtagcaaaaacaaagccATAAAAAGAGACTTTAATCCATACGTTTAGTCTCAACAACCTCATGCTCTTTAGTGATTTTGAAGTTGTGGTTTGAACAATTTTCTTAGTGATTCTGTATTTAGTAAAAGTTGCTGAATCCGAATCTAGTTTACTTCTATTCGAGCTATATAAAAAACACATCTTTTACCAACCAACAACGAACATGGCTAGTATTTGGTGTAACATAtggttttttattttttataaatcAGATTTACAAATATCAAGCGcctgttctttcttttaATCTTTTGTGAAACTGTGATTGTAGCAAAATCGTTTCGTATGAATAAACTGCACTGGGTTTTTCATCTGTAAAAAGGCTAAATAAATTATCACCCCTATTTCACTTACTATTTTTCatctcatttttttttcgtctcatcaatttttgttttccaaaaagtATATGAAAGCTGTAAACCAACTAGATTGTTATGACACAGCTGTAAGGAATTTATTATGGAAAACCTCTTTTTGACACTTTTACTTGGGAATATGTGTTTCTTTCTATCATTCAACCTTTTCTattgttgtatttgttatcttcattatcaaaatgtttcttttaaaattaTGAAATGAATtatatcaaagaaaagtttACTCTATTTTATGCCATCGGAGGTATTTCTGGGTATCAATCCTTtttttgaacattttgTCGGAGACTATTgtttattttattcaaGTGAGAAGGGTATTTATTTATGTAAAATTCACAGATTATAGCTGATTGAACTATGTTAACGAAAAAGGCTAAAAAGAGACctacctttttttttataacaTGGTTTACTGAAATTTTACACTCTTCACAATATAACAATGTCTTTTACCAAGCAAGCGCCAACGTATAGTTATAAAGATCGTATTATTATAGTCTTGATATCTTTTATCCTGTTTGGGGGCACTTGTATACATAAATAAAAGTATAAACGAACTGTGTCACCAGAGTAACTCTGATCGGTTTGAAAATGGATCTTAAAGCCAATTAACTTGGTTAGATCATGTAAATAATCAACTCAGTCTTTTCCTGTCTTGCTactctgaaaaaaaaaaccgtAGCCGGTGTCTTCCAAGCAACTCAATCAGCAGCCATACAAAGCaaaaataatttgaattgaGGCCAACAGGAATCGAACCTGCAACCCTTCGATCTGGAGTCGAAAGCTCTACCATTGAGCCATAGCCCCATTCAGTAACTtgtaagagatcagacaaagcactatctctctatttcctcatcgggtaatcatatagaaggttgaagaagattgtagaaggttaaacagaagttctagaagataattatatccctcaaaatgctatttttaaattaaagaattactatgtaaacagaggacattccatatatgttCTCAGAAAATTAACGTAtttaaatatataaaatataaacaagcaataatcagattctaaagtacgcaccaccagcaacactttcaCTATGTAAAGGACTAGGTGTAAGGAGTCGAAATTATTTCCTAATTTGGGATGTTTCGACGgttgaatctttttaaGAATAATCACTAATCTTATCAATAACTATAGTATTGTACGCAGAAATAATAATTGCAATACACGTATTAGTAAGTACGCAATAGGTGTATAATCGCACGAGTAGACAATGGGCGTGGTGGAAGTTAGTcgtagtagaagtagtaattgatttctctctttttccCTCTGCTGCTTCCACTCCCGATTAGGACCTATATCAGctatatcaattctatataaCAGGATATTGTCTGTCTCATATACTTCACGCCCGCAACCTGGAATCACCCTCAGTTCCTACCCTTTTTCGTCTAGCAGACTCCTGTACGAGCTTATTACGTTTTaggtctttattttttactGTGCCAGTCCTGTCATAGCCCGTTGACAAATGATAATTAATTTATGCGAATGACAGTGTCTCCGACGGCTTCTCTATGCCTATGCTCTACACGATCAACGGGGCTAActctctttgcttcctaCTCCGGATACTTGACCCTTGTTAACTTCCCTGTTCTAAAATCGAAACCTTAATATCAGTATATTATCCTCTATCTACTGGgacttctttttttggaacaCATGCTGAAAAATCCCTTTCACACTACAGAAAGAAGCGCAAGTGGTTTAGTGGTAAAATTCAACGTTGCCATCGTTGAGCCCCTGGTTCGATTCCGGGCTTGCGCagttctttttctcctGTTTGTCGCTTGAAAATCCCCTTTTTTCCGTAGGGGCAAAATTTGAATCCCGTTCTTCCATGGCAAGAATATACAAACAAGAAGTCTCCGCTCATCAGCAAAGTCCGAAAATCGGAGAAGGAGAGACGGGAAAATGGGGTGACTCAGAGTTGACAGATGGGTGATTCAGCCCCGTGAGACTATGTGCCTTATCGGAGTGTACCGTTAGCCCGGTTTGAAGAAACTCCAGTCTTGTGACATCTATAAAAGATGGGGCCTGCTCAACTTTGATCCCAATTTGAGGTTCGTATTGGGGAGGTCTTGAGTATTCTTTTACGGTACAACAACAACCCACAACAGCAACCCACAACAGCAACCCACAACAGCAACCCCCAGCACAATTTTACAATGTccattattatcaataacaacGCCTCAATTCTAGACAAAGAACAACACTTGAACATCTACGACAGAGAGCGTAGAATATCAGTTGTTGAACAGATGGAGAACATTGAAGGCATTGGAGAATCATTAAGCAAGGTGATCTCCTATGAAGCCGATGAGTCAGAAAACGACGAAGAATCTAATTACACTACTTTTGTTCCTATTGTATCCACCGATAATTACGATTCTGTGTGTGTACATGGTCATAACCAGATATAAACATATCACCGCTTATATCTATGAATCATATACTCACTAGGTTCCCGCCCTTAACCTTgttatacatatatatatatatatacctTCTCTATAGCTTTTATCTATCAATAATTAATTAACGATCCGATTTTCATTATAAATGTGATTACATTCTTAGACCCATTTTCCCGGCCGTTACTCCGGCACTATAACTGGAAATATTCCTTGCACAGCCTTTCCTTTTAAAAGCAGAGGAAAAGGACGAGCAAGGGCTATTTCTATTGAAGCATTAAAGTAAAGAATATACATTCAGTGTGCTTCCTTTCCCACTTGGAAAACTTAATTAAGAACAATTCTTCttataaaaatatacatTCAAATAATGTCTAGTAACACACCTCTTACAAACGCTTCCGATCTTCATTTGAAGgcattgaaaaatgcaaatgcaaatagTACATCTAGTCTACACAATTTAAACAAATCGAAAACTCCCACTCCAAACCAAACCCCTAAATCCTCAATTGCAAACATACCTTCTATGATGAACCTTTACCAATCTCACTCAAACCAGGGTTCCGGAGTGTCATTGGCTCATTCAAACACTGGTGTTTATACAAACGGTGTAGGAATGGTGCAAAAGGGTACAGTTGCTCACCATGAAGACCCATACATTTACTACCCGAACGATAGTaaggatgaagatgttTTTGAGATCAACTGGTCTCCTCAAGTCTCGAGTGATAATCAAACACCGGGATTTAATACTAAAATGTAACGCATTTATATTGGAACTCAAGCTTATTTTATTGAATGTTTAATTGCTTATACTTTGTTTCTAAGAAATATATTTGATCATGCCCATGTACATGCAAAAAAGTTAAGCCCGATGCGGGGCTCGAACCCGCAGCCTTTTGATTGCACTTCCGTTTAGAAGAAATCTTAAGAGTCAAACGCTCTACCGATTGAGCTAACCAGGCTTAAAATGTTCCGATACCGGGAGTCGAACCCGGGTCTGCCTGGTGAAAGCGGACCGTGATAGCCGTTACACTATATCGGAATTtgttaaaaataaaatgacTCTGTTGAACTCAACTAGACAAAAATCCAAGCTAATATTTTTAAAATCATCAGGATTTTGAGTGGGGCGCACTTTGTTGTTATATTTCtaaaatttttcagatattattttatttggGAGTCGTTCAATGATAATACATCACTGATATGGTGCATTAATTAGAACTAGATATAGTATTGATCTAAGTAGTGAAAGTATTCACCAATTGTTGAGATGGGTAATTAAAACAACAGTcaatcaaacaacaaacactCTTATCAGTCCCAATAAGGCTACTGAGGTTAAATTAGGCGATAGTTCAGAATCAAAGTCTGGCTATTTCATACTTCTGACAGTTATGTTAATATTTTGTTCCTTAGCATGATAAACCTATCTTAGATTATCTAATTCAGTACACAACTGATATTACTGTAAAAATTTGGTCACTCCTTTTTTCACTTAGCTTGTTTTTATACGttattttatataaattCTTTTAACAACAGCTTGAAAAGAATTCTAATATGGATACCCAGAGTAGAATTAATACGTGTAAacatatatttttattaaGTACTTGTGGATACGTTACAGCAAACTGTATACATTACTTGTCGTTGTTATACATGCTGACTAATTATTGAAACAATTACAATATAGTGATAAACTCAGCAACCcacttttgtttctctgaaAGAGCGGAAAGGAATTTTTTAGAATG
Encoded proteins:
- a CDS encoding uncharacterized protein (PKUD0D01600; Pfam Domains: RVT_1(4.7e-52)|rve(9e-26)|Retrotrans_gag(1.7e-10)), yielding MNSEVNAMHAGSNPSQVNLNMVFKGNEKNSVRLAQQFLFKLDMAFKLQESMGKDVSELFKVATAMLNLDGSALAWFTNRYGNSELPLWHQFVEEFTLEFCPTDEFELRQVAAKYNGCHQGKNSVEQFIQEFEGYRTLLPGEYENEWATRDRFVQGLRAEIRGRVFQHRPNSLAEAKFLARDFEKDSAPRARDFRFSHQDRWRGEPMEIDSIKNKNYRGRNFDSYKRNKNYNRNYNGGYAGRKPRQRKFKLVRNQKVVGSDIAINPPTIENANLQLKNEIQHSTKFDKYILDNKDIENLSVSNVYMDRKELPLLKVKNELFKECVALVDSGASRNFLDYEFVKSHQLENYLEPTEFEDVVAANKKTISVKGELTLELQFKLRDEWQNENIRFLVLENINHKMILGFPFVKDHGNKVDWENIEKETETPEIPDIEEQIESSDENDLEETQENELIGINSMRAVRRNLKNVDNYPLLLFVQSVEEKENNNVLEEPYDGVDGIRKKIHEEFRDVVTNDQPTSLPPQRDLTHRIILIEPTKSTYRRQYKLSYSEKQELNKQVDELLKQGFIKPSSSPFNSPVLFVKKKDGSMRMCVDYRLLNNNTVKDKFPIPRIDELITCFGGASVFSKLDLMSGYFQVRIAENDMEKTAFSTDYGHYEWVVMPFGLTNAPSTFQRMMNRILAPYLNQFVQVYLDDIIIYSKTVEEHYSHIEKILELLRRNKLIAKKKKCSFYFKTLGFLGHLISSRGIQTDPAKIDKIKSWPIPKNAKDAQSFLGLAGYYRRFIKDYSKIASPIMEFANKKCVWKEPQDKAFEELKGKLINAPILVHPIWEDGYTFVVHTDACGTALGYVLEQLDSDGKLRGVIAYGSRKLIGSELNYSIYDREFLAVVEALKNWRYYLLNRHFVLKTDHRSLVYLKRQNAIDSHRVARWLDYLADYDFTIQYVKGPTNSVADALSRYPYEEKEVGINTIESVLTPNQELLERIIKSYDEDNEINEIYDILKENLPIPKSIHNHIKHYSIEDNLLYFSVVKGGNDRRIVVSPKSKLVQEIIGNAHDGNSAGHFGYFKTYMRLHPMFYWPNMLKSVKRYCQRCTVCQKTKPETTGQRGLFSPLPIPEGRWTDISLDFVTGVPRCKNGHDMILVVVDRFTKMAHFIPTRKTATAEQCAKLMVDNCFKLHGIPKRMVSDKDIRFMNKFWFTVYKIFGTSLLFSTTNHPQTDGQTERTNRILNQLLRNYASNDLYSWDKWLSMAEFAYNSSHQVSIGSSPFEVCYGYLPDSPMFISSSRVSSRRYSNKAEEFALEMKVIMENVKENMIEAQRSQETQHNKSRVYETFEVGDWILLHKDAYGSDRLYYKIQPVYYGPYKVVKKISDNAYEVDLPKTNKKDRVINVRWLRRFLQTDKQFPKVPPRTIAEARSRLTEIIGIAGIDETNDTLDVYWKDCDPCHSSSIPFSLFLEIPEDLQRTLWDNAKAIDKDNKLRDEVSKAAG
- a CDS encoding uncharacterized protein (PKUD0D01580; similar to Saccharomyces cerevisiae YGL111W (NSA1); ancestral locus Anc_6.144), which gives rise to MIFSFHFKKKILFTDSLCRFHSKELLQNRLSGKTSTNMKLIVSCEDTGALKVVTAQHGVDTSRPAPKDDPNAVAPPTITTHATGYSRKSRVVHMVKSPKTGNIAVTRSDGSVQVYDTAKLRNNEVCNDDSELLPLLSEHKNVIPESTNKDNEVFVDLAVDDIGRLLTATNKGTLFIWSSEEKLSDNPANYQLPLKPNEVVETFQLHPGKTDDTLYIAYGGKETDLRIVKLPTSSGHSETPEIVFAAKNVSNSKLELRVPIHIKKILFDKSSTPENFKLYTFTQWGDLRFYDSSQGRKPRYSKLILPSKGPVTNAIWMNDDFVVTNTSGIVEKVNSTSGSQVCQFKDHIGSIQSLFNFNDSILVTAGTDRYVRAYNNKTRDCIVKVFVGTQSNAVILLEDSETLGRHKANIIGDRALESIRKQEEYMARKASAAAEDSGEESDEDELWSKLDSSSVTQRRKRRKITLA